The DNA segment GGACAATCGGAGGGGGGCCTCGACGGCCTCCTCCGAGGCCTCCCCCAGGAACACTGTAGTTCGAGCGTGGCGGGTTCGGCCATGCCGTGAGGCAGGCCACCCGCCGCGCGAGTCCCGAGTTGATTGCGCGGGCGCAGCCCGCGCTCCAAGGGTATTACTCCGACACCCTTTAGGCACGCGGCGCCTGGCGGCCGCGCGGCCTCATCACGAACGCTGGTCGCTCTCAGCGCGAAGGCGCCTGACCAGGGGCAGGCACGCGAGCCCCAGGCACGCGAGGGCCACGTACACGATCCCGGGCGCGAACCACGACAGGAGCGTCGTCGTGACCACCGGGCCCAGGAACGCCGCCCCGATGCGCGAGGAGTTGACGAACCCGATTGCTTGGCCGTCCGCGCGCTGGGCGATGCGCGCCACCGCAAGCGGGAAGATCAAGGCGACGGAAAGCACCTGGAGGAACCGGAGGCCGCCGAAGAGCCACGCGTTCGGGGCGGTGGCCAGCAGACCCAGGAGAACCGAGGATGCCGTCAGCGAGGACATGATCACCGTACGCTCTCCCAGGAGATCCGCCAGCCGGGGCGCCGCGACCGACCCGAGTGCCGCGGCGGCGCCGGAGGCGAAGATGAGGAGGCCGCCGACCTCGAGCGTGGCGGCCGGCGCCACCCCGAGGGGCGGGAGGATCTGGGGAAGCACGGCCGTGAGGAAAAAGATCTGGGTGGAGCCGGCCAGCACCAGCAGGCACACCACCCCGACCTCGCGCCACGCCGCGCGTCCCGGCACGGGCTCGACGGGCGGCGGGGCGTCGGGCAGCGGGACACCCCAGCGGACTAATCCCGAGCACCCCCACAGGATGGCACCGCCAAGAAGGAACGAGGCCGTGAAACCGAGGCGCGCCGCGGCGATCGCGCCCGCGAGCGGACCGAGCACCTGT comes from the Candidatus Rokuibacteriota bacterium genome and includes:
- a CDS encoding MFS transporter, coding for MIAASSRARSVVVLPVAMFFGAFAWSFVYVSLPFYIQRLGPGDPIATLRWTGWILGISPLTTVVTAPVWGRLAGYGNPKTFYVVVELLQGVGFFLMALARTLPELFLARLLLGIMGAASTFAFIIAGRSRGEDVRRQVSAIQSAMTVGQVLGPLAGAIAAARLGFTASFLLGGAILWGCSGLVRWGVPLPDAPPPVEPVPGRAAWREVGVVCLLVLAGSTQIFFLTAVLPQILPPLGVAPAATLEVGGLLIFASGAAAALGSVAAPRLADLLGERTVIMSSLTASSVLLGLLATAPNAWLFGGLRFLQVLSVALIFPLAVARIAQRADGQAIGFVNSSRIGAAFLGPVVTTTLLSWFAPGIVYVALACLGLACLPLVRRLRAESDQRS